ATATAATGCTGCCATGTCATGACATCGAGCATTGTCTCGTCATCCACATGCCGTGCGGTATGGCGGTGGGCGTGCTCCATGAAATGGGGCGCCGACAGCCCTGCTACGGCGCGGGGCGAGAAGTCGACCTGCCACCACACGCACGCCTTGAGCAGGTGAAAGGCCAGCGAATCACGCAGTTGCGCCAGCGCGTCATCCTCGGTGGCGAGGCTGTCGCGTTCGGCATCGCACAGGGCTTTTACGGCCTGGAAGCGGTTGGCAAGCAGGTCAAGCTGCCGTGCTACGGGCTGCCAGGGGTCGAAATAGCTTACCAGGCATTCAGGGCGGGAATGCTGCAGATGCCAGGCAGCCAGGGCGGTACGTGCTTCACGCATCGGGCGGTCCTTGAAGTATCTGTGGCCAGAACGGTTGGTTGCTGGTGGTGGGGCGGGCAGGATGGGCCTGCACCGCACGGAACCATGCGCCACAGTGGATGGGGGCTGGTCACATGGGCAGTACGGCATGTGCCTTGTTATGGGGGTGAGGCTTGCATGATGGGTCGTTGGATGCCGTATTGATGCATATCATAGGCATATTATGTGATAATAGTAATTAATATCACATTAAATCCAGGACAGGTTTCTCGCCGGCTGCACGGATGGGTCTCTTTCAGTTGTGTAAGCTAACGGCGTGGTGAGCGCGGTGGTTCTCCCCCTGAAATTGCGCGCACCCGCCTCTGGCGCCACGCCACCACGCCAGCGGGGGATTTGCCAAGACCGATGGGCTGCAATATCCAGATATCATCGTAACGCAACGGATATGGCAGGAAAATGGCAGGCATGGGCAAGGGCGAACAGCCCCGGCGACGGACCATCCGCGATGTGCGCAAGGGTGTTGAGCCCGGTGTATGGCTTACGGCCTATACCGCGCCCATGGCCCGCAGGCTCGATCCGCATGTTGATGTGATGCTGGTGGGGGATTCGCTGGGCATGGTGGTGTACGGCATGCCCGATACGCTGGCCGTGAGCATGGACATGATGATTGCCCACGGCGCTGCCGTGGTCCGCGCCTCGCAGCGTGCGCTGGTGGTGGTGGACATGCCCTTTGGCTCCTATCAGGAATCACCGCAGCAGGCCTTTCGCAACGCTGCCCGCCTCATGGCTGAAACCGGCTGCGGCGCGGTCAAGCTTGAGGGCGGGGCGGAAATGGCCGAAACCGTGCGTTTTCTGGCCGAGCGCTGCATTCCCGTATGCGGGCATGTGGGGCTGATGCCGCAGGCGGTCAACGCCACGGGCGGCTTTCGCACGCAGGGGCGTGACGAGGCGCAGGCGCGCAAGGTGCGTGATGATGCCCATGCCATTGCAGGCGCGGGCGCCTTTGCCGTGGTGCTCGAGGGCACGGTCGAATCCGTCTCGCGCGAGATCGTGGCCGCCGTGCCGGTGCCGGTGATCGGCATCGGGGCCTCGCCTGCGTGCGATGGGCAGGTGCTGGTGGTTGATGACATGCTGGGCGTGTTCGGCACGGACACCCCGCGCTTCGTGCGCCGTTACGCCGATGTGGGCGATGTGATTGACGGCGCAGTGGCCCGGTATGCCGAGGATGTGCGCACCCGTAGCTTTCCGGGGCCGGAAGAATGTTTTGGCACCCGCCGCGCGGTAACGCCGGGTTGACGCGCCCGCCCGCGCCGGTGCCGCCTCCTCCCGCCCTCCGCGTGGGGCTGAAGGAGATCGTGGCATTTGGGGCGGGCGATGCGGGGTTCAACATCATCTGGGGGCTGATGCTCAGCTACCTGGCGTATTTCTATACCGATATCTGCTTTTTCCCCGCCCGCATGGTGGGGTTCATGCTGCTTGCCGCGCGTGCGGCCAGCCTCGTGACCGACCCGGCCGTGGGGCTGTGGATCGACCGCAGGCCCACGGGCCATCAGGCCCTGCCTTTGCTGCGTGGCGGGCTTGTGCCGTTCATGGTGCTGGTGGTGCTGACCTTCGTGCCGCTGCCGCGCGGCTGGCCCGTCGTGGCGCGCGGGCTGTGCGCGGGTGTGGCCTATATGGCGCTTTGCGTGAGCTATGGGGTGGTCAATACCGCCTATGGGGTCATGACCAGCCTGATTTCATCCGATCCCGCCATCCGCCTGCGCCTGGCTACGAGCCGCATGGTGGGGGCTACGCTTGGCGGGCTTGTGGTCAGCATGGTCACCCTGCCTGCCGTGGATTTTCTGGGCCACGGCAACCGGCAGGCGGGCTTTGCCCTGTTCATGATGGTGGTGGCCTGCGTGGTGGGGGCGCTGGTGTGGCTGCCCGCGCGGTTGTGCCACGAGCGCGTGGCGACAGATGGGGGCGATGTGGCGCCCCGGCAGCTCGTTATGTCGCTGCTGGCCAACCGGGCTTGGCGGCGGCTGACGGGGGCCATGCTGCTGACCATGCTGGGCAGCACCTTCCTGTTCGGCGCGCTGGTCTATGATGTGCGCTACGTGCTGCATGCGGGCGACCACATGGCGGGGTGGCTGCTGGGCATGATGAGCCTGACGGTGCTGGCCGGATGCGGGCTCTCCCTGCCTTTATGCGCATGGTGGGGGCCGGGCGTGGTCATGCGCCGTGGCACGGTGGCGGCGGGGGGCATCCTGCTGCTGGCCTATGGGCTGCCCGCGCGGCTGGATGTAACCGGGGCGGGGCTGGCGCTGTTCGGGCTGTGCGTGGGCGTGTGCAATCCGGCCTGCTTCACCCTGCTGGCGCACGCCATGCGGCATGAAGGAGGGGCTTGCGGCCTGCACGCGGTGGGGCTGGGCTGGGCGCTCAATTCCATGGCGTCAAAAATGGCGTTTGATATTGGCGGCAGCCTGCTGGCGGGCGTGCTGGCGGCGGCGGGTCTGGTCAGTGGCACTGCCGGGCAGACGGCGCAGGCGCAGGCGGGCATCCATGCGGGCTGTCTGCTGGTGCCCGCCGTGCTGTAC
This is a stretch of genomic DNA from Komagataeibacter xylinus. It encodes these proteins:
- the panB gene encoding 3-methyl-2-oxobutanoate hydroxymethyltransferase gives rise to the protein MGKGEQPRRRTIRDVRKGVEPGVWLTAYTAPMARRLDPHVDVMLVGDSLGMVVYGMPDTLAVSMDMMIAHGAAVVRASQRALVVVDMPFGSYQESPQQAFRNAARLMAETGCGAVKLEGGAEMAETVRFLAERCIPVCGHVGLMPQAVNATGGFRTQGRDEAQARKVRDDAHAIAGAGAFAVVLEGTVESVSREIVAAVPVPVIGIGASPACDGQVLVVDDMLGVFGTDTPRFVRRYADVGDVIDGAVARYAEDVRTRSFPGPEECFGTRRAVTPG
- a CDS encoding MFS transporter; amino-acid sequence: MTRPPAPVPPPPALRVGLKEIVAFGAGDAGFNIIWGLMLSYLAYFYTDICFFPARMVGFMLLAARAASLVTDPAVGLWIDRRPTGHQALPLLRGGLVPFMVLVVLTFVPLPRGWPVVARGLCAGVAYMALCVSYGVVNTAYGVMTSLISSDPAIRLRLATSRMVGATLGGLVVSMVTLPAVDFLGHGNRQAGFALFMMVVACVVGALVWLPARLCHERVATDGGDVAPRQLVMSLLANRAWRRLTGAMLLTMLGSTFLFGALVYDVRYVLHAGDHMAGWLLGMMSLTVLAGCGLSLPLCAWWGPGVVMRRGTVAAGGILLLAYGLPARLDVTGAGLALFGLCVGVCNPACFTLLAHAMRHEGGACGLHAVGLGWALNSMASKMAFDIGGSLLAGVLAAAGLVSGTAGQTAQAQAGIHAGCLLVPAVLYLLAGGIVLRGLGVQNPVAAVNSTASPPPT